The following nucleotide sequence is from Flavimarina sp. Hel_I_48.
TTCAGGTTCCCCAGTTGTTGATCGAGATTAACGATATTAGGATTCTGCTCTGTCGCGCCCTCCAGCAATCTGTCCCTTACGAGAACTAGATCATTGTAACGGCTGATAATGCTATTCACAGAAGGATCTGAAAAACCGAGACTACCAGGTATGATCTGATAGGATCTTCCTTGATTTGAAACCGTATTTTTAATACTTGATATTATTTCAAGTTCTGTACTCAAAGATGCAATTTCTTTACTGGCCTGTAAATTGCTCTCTGCCATGCGCTGCGCTTGTGAATTAATATCCACACCTAATCCGCGACTGGCTTTAAACTGTGCTGCATCAGTATCTACCGCAGAAAGGTCTGAAGTAATAAGGGCAATCCTATCATTGATAAAAGACGCTGTCTTAGATGCGACGGACTTATTGTTTTCAACAGTAATACCGTTATACGTTTTTATAAGTGTATTTACGATGTCCCTCGCTTTTTCTTCGACAGGATCAGAAAGAGAGATCTTTAGAACTGATGGACTTTTTTCCATTAGTCCGATGTTGATCTTATTCCTGTAATTTTCCGAAACAGCCAATAAAGGAAGAACGCGTATTTCTACCTCTTTATCAATATAATTTTCTATATCAACGGCTGATGGCGTCAAAATAATATCTCCTATTGAAGTGGTTATTTTTTTACCGAAAGAGTGAATCTTTCCTTTTTCATCACTGTTATTGGCAAGTTCGAATTTCGTTTTAGACTTTATCTTTATATGAAATGTCTTTGATTTAGTATAAATCAAAGAGTCAGACGCAAGAAAGTTTATCTTAACGATTCCTTCTGGATAGTTCTCTGTTTTGATGACGTTGCCTTCGCTGAAATGCTGAACATTGAGATTCAGTTTTTTTACAACTTCGTTCATTATAGAACGGGACCGTATGATTTGAATTTCATTTTCAATCTTGTTTTGCGCCTGATCTGTGTAACCCAGATCTTGAAAAACAGCAAGTTCTGAAGCTCCGGGACCGTCTTCCGTATCAATCAAAATAGTTGAATAAACAGAATATTTTGGTATAGAATAGCGCAAATAAGTATAAGCCAGACCTACGAAAATAATGAGGCTAAGTATAAACCACGGCCATTTTCGCAAATAGCTAAAAATGGCCTCTCGGAGATTTATACTATACTCTTTGGGCTTTGTGTTTCTAGAAATGGGGGTAGATTCTTTTAAGGGCATATGCTATTAAAATCG
It contains:
- a CDS encoding GumC family protein; this translates as MPLKESTPISRNTKPKEYSINLREAIFSYLRKWPWFILSLIIFVGLAYTYLRYSIPKYSVYSTILIDTEDGPGASELAVFQDLGYTDQAQNKIENEIQIIRSRSIMNEVVKKLNLNVQHFSEGNVIKTENYPEGIVKINFLASDSLIYTKSKTFHIKIKSKTKFELANNSDEKGKIHSFGKKITTSIGDIILTPSAVDIENYIDKEVEIRVLPLLAVSENYRNKINIGLMEKSPSVLKISLSDPVEEKARDIVNTLIKTYNGITVENNKSVASKTASFINDRIALITSDLSAVDTDAAQFKASRGLGVDINSQAQRMAESNLQASKEIASLSTELEIISSIKNTVSNQGRSYQIIPGSLGFSDPSVNSIISRYNDLVLVRDRLLEGATEQNPNIVNLDQQLGNLKSSLISSLGNLEQSTRIKLNSIQAQNEGYSSKIYSAPQQQQALNEIERQSNVKEQIYVYLLQKREEAEISSGVPAPNAKIIDPAIVTRSGSISPPRNVIYGGAVAMALFLPFLFIYVGSMLNVKVQTREDLEKVLSTPIIGDIPRAKRRFKGLISTNDRSPLAESFRILKTNLNFLMTGSSADKGKIIFLTSTISGEGKTFISANLAKTLSSSGKRVLLLGADLRDPKLHEIFDLPQKKNTLGLTSYLTDSTIEAKDMILKDLNKDMNFDLIPSGPIPPNPAELLESSKMRVLMEYLKNTYDYVIVDTAPVHLVTDTLLISKFSDTIIYVVRANYLDKRLLPVPESLYQEKRLRNMAVLLNDTNYEAGYGYGYGYGYGK